The Coprobacillus cateniformis DNA window AAATATAGCCCAAATGCAAAAAACACAACCTTAAAAGCAAAAAGAAATCTACAATTGCTCATAGATTTCCTTTTTATATCCAATTATAATTTGATTTTCCATAATTAACAGAGGTCTCTTTATTAGCATTCCATTGCTTGACAATAATTCTACTGCTTCCTCAATACTCATATCAGGTAATCTATCTTTCAAAGCCAATTCTCTATAAACCATCCCTGATGTATTGAAAAAAGGTTTTATACCTTGACCATAATCCAATATCCATTTATATAATTCTTGTTTTGTTGGTGTTTCTTTAACAATATCTCTTTTAACAATTTGATACTCCTTAGCTTGTAATTGTTTTAAAGCTTTAAGACATGTACTACATTTAGGATAATAAATAAATTCCATTGTCTATACCTCCATCAAAGATAATGCAACACGTTTCTTTTTCAAATCTATGTCATAAACATACACATCTAAGATATCTCCAACATTACAGACATCTAAAGTATGTTTAATTTTTTGTTTTGACATTTTAGATATATGAACTAATCCATCATTTTTAAGACCAATATCAACAAATGCTCCAAAATCAACAACATTTCTTACAACTCCTTGTAATTTCATGCCTACTTTAAGATCATCTATTTTTAAGACGTCTTGTCTTAAAATAGGTGCATTGTATTCATCACGAGGAGAACGATGTGGAGATACAAAAGCATCAAGAAGATCATCTAATAAAAACGTGTCCATTCCTAATTCTGTCTTAGCTTGTTCTTTATTGACTTTTACAATCACATCTTGTGCCTGTTGTGTTCCAATATCTTCTTTTGTCAAATGAAGATATTGCAATAAACGAGATGCATCTTGATAATTATCTGGGTGAATACTTGTTTCATCAAATCTTTCATTCCCTGATAGAATTCTTAAAAATCCTACTGCCAATTCATAGGTTTTATCACCAAGCTTATGAACCTTTTTGATTTGATCACGAGATGTGAATTTACCGTTTTCTTCACGATATTTGACAATATTTTTTGCTAAAGTCATAGAAAGACCAGAAACATATTGTAATAATGATGGTGAAGCTGTATTAATATTAACTCCAACTTGATTGACAACTTTTTCAACAACGAAATCTAATTGTTCAGTCAACTTCTTTTGATTCATATCATGCTGATATTGACCAACAGATATCGCTTTTGGCTCGATCTTGACAAGTTCCGCAAGCGGATCTTGAAGTCGCCTAGCAATAGAAACAGCAGAACGCTCCTCAACTTGATATGTAGGAAATTCTTCTTTGGCAATTGCGCTCGCTGAATAAACACTAGCACCAGCTTCAGAAACAATAACATATTGAAGATTTAAAGCATTCTTCTTAATAAATTCAGCAATAAAACTTTCAGTTTCACGACTTGCTGTCCCATTTCCAATAGCTATAATTTCAATTCTATATTTTTGAATCATCGAAAGAAGAATTTTTTCATCTTTTGTATAATCGGCTTTAGGCAAAGTGATAAAAACTTTATTTATATCTAAAACCTTTCCAGTTGGATCAATGGCTGCTAATTTACAACCTGTTCTAAAAGCGGGGTCTACTCCTAATACATAACGATCTTTTAGAGGTGCTTGTAATAATAATTTTTCTAAATTAATAGAGAAGACTTTTAAAGCTTGTTCCTGAGCCTTTTCTGTCAATTCACTTCTGACTTCTCTTTCTACTGATGGGTAAATCAAACGCTTAAATGCATCTTTTACACATATCATAATGAAATCATTTAGATTAGATTCACGTTTTCTCATCACTCCATTATATATATAGTTTTCAAATTTTTCTTCATCAATTGTTATTGAAACATTCAAAACCTTTTCTTTCTCAGCACGATTCATAGCCAAAATACGATGAGAAGCTATATACTGTACCTTTTCATTATAATCATAATACATCTCATAGATACCATCTTCATCAGGGTTTTTCTTTTTAACAGAAGATGTTATTATTCCTGTTTTATAAATCATATCTTTTGTATATTTACGATAACGAGGTTCATCACTTATTTGTTCTGCAATAATGTCTTTAGCCCCTTGGATGGCATCTTCAATGGTTAATACTTCTTCATTTAAATATTTTTGAGCAGCAGCCTCTAAATCAAATTGTCTTGATAATTTTAAAATATCTAAAGCAAATGGTTCTAATCCTTTAGCTTTTGCAACAGAAGCTTTTGTTTTTTTCTTTTCTTTAAATGGTCGATAGTAATCTTCAACTTCACTTAATTTCTCTGCCTTCAATATTTGATTTCTAAGATCTTCAGTCAACATTCCTTTTTCATCTATCAAACGAATAACATCTTCTTTTCTTTGTTGAAGATTCATTTGATATTCATAAACCTTAGAAATCTCTCTAATTTGATCTTCATTAAGTCCATCCGTCTTTTCTTTACGATAACGTGCAATAAAAGGAACAGTAGCCCCCTCTTGTAATAAAGACAATACATTTTCAATTTGTTTTTCACTAATATTAAGTTCAATGCTCATTGTTTTAATAATCTCAGTATTCATATATAAATCCTCCCTAAATAAACTTAATTTATTTTATCCATATCAAGTTTTATATTTTTTAATATCACTGCTTGTTATTTTATCATAACTCACAGAGAGTTTCCATATTTGACTTTACCTTTTAAAATACCTCATGACTATATTATTCATTTAAAATAAAAAGCCAACATTCTATCGTTGGTTTCAACTCTTAAAGATTTGGTGCAGCTGATGAGTTCTGCACCACTCTATCAACTACATTCATCTTCGTTCATTTGTTAATAACATTATACCATATGACGGTTTTTTATTCAATACTATTTTAAATATTTATCACTTCCTTTTGTACATAATTATACAAATTTACAATTTGATCCATTTCTATATCTGTACATTCATTTTCTGTGATTTCTTTTCTTAAGAGTTCTTTTATATTATCTACCAATACAATAAATTTGCTTTTGTTATGACTCTGCACATTCCTTTCTATTTCTTTTGTCAACTTAAATTGTGCTTTTGAATTTGTGTGTATATATGTTTTTAAAGTGATTTCGATATTCTCATGCCCTAGTCTTTCGCTTATAGCCTTGATATCCGTCGAAAAATCCGCGAGCATAGTCGCATGACTGTGACGAAATCCATGCAAAGTAATTTCAGGAAGTTGAGTTTTTGCTAAATATTTTTTTAATAATCTTTGTAAAGAAGTAAAACTCATCATTTTATCACCACCAATAACAAATTTTTGTTTTATATCCTTTCCATAAATTTTTCTTTGACCTATGTAATATTCTTCAATTAATTCACACAAAAATTTATCCATAACAACAATTCGATTAGAATGAACAGTTTTAGGTGGTGTAATAACTTGTCCCTTTCCCTTTTCTCTATTCGCTGTAGAAATAATCTTAATATTCTTTTGAGCAAAAGAAACTTCATTCCACCTTAACGATAATAATTCTCCCTTTCTTATTCCTAAAAAGAAAAGCATATTAAATATAACTTTATCAGTTGTGTTGTTTATATATTCATTAAATTTTAAAAATTGTTCTAAATTCCATATAACCTTTTCTTTAGGTATTTTAACTCTTTTATTAATCATTCTTACACTAGCGATAGTATTTGTTTTTATATAACCATTCTCCAATGCGAAGTTAAAAATTTGTTTCAAAACACCTATTAAATTATTTACATGAGATACACTATAATTACATTCATTTAATAAATAATTTTGATACTTTCTTATAGCTATTTTATTTATATTTGATATATTACTTTTTCCAAAATATCGTGAAATAACAACATATCTATTTTCAATAGTTTCAACAGTTGCCTGTATAATATCAATTTTTTTATCTTCAATAAATATTTCATAAAGTTCATCTAATGTCATAAAAACACTCCCCTTTTAAAATTTTATACTATTATTTTAAAAGACGTCTTCCATATTTTTCCACCGGTTTTCTTATTATATCTTATTTTCGACAAATTTTTATTATATTCGTCATTTTATGCATATTCTTACTTTTATTATTTACAATTATTGGTAATAAAGATATTATTAATATTTATTGTTTTCTTTCTTACCTAAAATTTCATACCCCTCATATATCAGTTCCCTTAAAATTCGTATCATTTTTTCATCAATCATACGAATTCCATTTACTTCTACAACTGGAACGGTTGAAACTGTTTCCCAGCCTAAATCAACTTGATCGGTTTTTAAGATGGTATATTTTTCAATAACTTTATTTTTTGTATGTGGCATTATTTCAGCATACTTCTTATTTTTCTTATAATAAAACACTTTTTTTTCACACCCTTTCATTTCTCATGTTTGTTTTTAAAATATTCTTTTAAAAACAAATGCAATATATAGAGATTTGTATCATCTGTACAAGGAATATTATTCTCATAATATTCCTGTATTTTTTCCCAATAAAATTCATTAAATTGATTCATATATTTATGTGTAAAATGAATTATTCCAATATCTTGATTTACATAAGACACAAAGTTCATATTTCCTTTTAAATTCTCTCTCAAAGGTATTAATTTTATATCGTCTTTCATAAATTCAATCCTCTTTTTCTAAGATTTCTTTTTCAATCAATACATTATCTAAAAGACTTGCTATAAAGTTTTCTTTATCATCTATTGTTAGAATGATTTTCTCTTTATTCAAGATGTTATTAATGTTATTCATACACTTGAAAATATCAACTTTTTTATCCTTACAATCGATATTAATATTAAATAATTTGTTTTCATCAGGACACTTATATCTCCAATATCCATCTTTTATTTTTTCTGGCATACGAATTATTCTAATGAACAAATTGTTACCAAAAGAAGTCAATATCAGTTCAAAAAAATACTTATTTTCATCAAACTGATTTAAAAATTCAAAGTTTATATTTATATCTTCAATTTCCAACGATATCTTTATTTTTTCTAATAAAGATGTCT harbors:
- a CDS encoding arsenate reductase family protein is translated as MEFIYYPKCSTCLKALKQLQAKEYQIVKRDIVKETPTKQELYKWILDYGQGIKPFFNTSGMVYRELALKDRLPDMSIEEAVELLSSNGMLIKRPLLIMENQIIIGYKKEIYEQL
- a CDS encoding Tex family protein → MNTEIIKTMSIELNISEKQIENVLSLLQEGATVPFIARYRKEKTDGLNEDQIREISKVYEYQMNLQQRKEDVIRLIDEKGMLTEDLRNQILKAEKLSEVEDYYRPFKEKKKTKASVAKAKGLEPFALDILKLSRQFDLEAAAQKYLNEEVLTIEDAIQGAKDIIAEQISDEPRYRKYTKDMIYKTGIITSSVKKKNPDEDGIYEMYYDYNEKVQYIASHRILAMNRAEKEKVLNVSITIDEEKFENYIYNGVMRKRESNLNDFIMICVKDAFKRLIYPSVEREVRSELTEKAQEQALKVFSINLEKLLLQAPLKDRYVLGVDPAFRTGCKLAAIDPTGKVLDINKVFITLPKADYTKDEKILLSMIQKYRIEIIAIGNGTASRETESFIAEFIKKNALNLQYVIVSEAGASVYSASAIAKEEFPTYQVEERSAVSIARRLQDPLAELVKIEPKAISVGQYQHDMNQKKLTEQLDFVVEKVVNQVGVNINTASPSLLQYVSGLSMTLAKNIVKYREENGKFTSRDQIKKVHKLGDKTYELAVGFLRILSGNERFDETSIHPDNYQDASRLLQYLHLTKEDIGTQQAQDVIVKVNKEQAKTELGMDTFLLDDLLDAFVSPHRSPRDEYNAPILRQDVLKIDDLKVGMKLQGVVRNVVDFGAFVDIGLKNDGLVHISKMSKQKIKHTLDVCNVGDILDVYVYDIDLKKKRVALSLMEV
- a CDS encoding tyrosine-type recombinase/integrase produces the protein MTLDELYEIFIEDKKIDIIQATVETIENRYVVISRYFGKSNISNINKIAIRKYQNYLLNECNYSVSHVNNLIGVLKQIFNFALENGYIKTNTIASVRMINKRVKIPKEKVIWNLEQFLKFNEYINNTTDKVIFNMLFFLGIRKGELLSLRWNEVSFAQKNIKIISTANREKGKGQVITPPKTVHSNRIVVMDKFLCELIEEYYIGQRKIYGKDIKQKFVIGGDKMMSFTSLQRLLKKYLAKTQLPEITLHGFRHSHATMLADFSTDIKAISERLGHENIEITLKTYIHTNSKAQFKLTKEIERNVQSHNKSKFIVLVDNIKELLRKEITENECTDIEMDQIVNLYNYVQKEVINI